A single window of Drosophila suzukii chromosome 3, CBGP_Dsuzu_IsoJpt1.0, whole genome shotgun sequence DNA harbors:
- the Tgs1 gene encoding trimethylguanosine synthase → MVHSVHRQGRRSAESQVGDPGTDREMNTHYLTTSRTNPQFYIFSQLFGDDLDWASQCDWEGIQNVAWQEFWQREGHELLEQKWHKRFPEYQDLIESVTPEEQALWKELWEKHASDSSARFWHIFSCAFENYQIELSKSFGFKLNAAPEEVEQDLQTLSLNNKPKKSKQRKSTESEEDESYLTANDDPEDIDEEQQLLLLGLPTSFASKGVHKTRKQRKPVTESSSSDSEDSDDLLIMEDNDSSALHGVQNGGVKKNKRRQRQANKLKARMPEFMLEENSRMVKYWFKRFSLFSRFDQGIRLDRESWFSVTPEKIAKQTARRLACDLIVDAFCGCGGNAIQFANTCGRVIAIDIDAEKLAMAKHNAGIYGVAHKIEFIHADFLQFAASTRIRSNVVFLSPPWGGPDYQKQAVFDIEQSLLPVGASHLMQLSRRLADDVAFFLPRNANMSQVIALSGAGQQCEVEHNYLDTRMVALTAYYGNGIIKGSLGEH, encoded by the coding sequence ATGGTTCATTCAGTCCATCGACAGGGCCGAAGATCTGCTGAGTCGCAGGTTGGAGATCCGGGGACTGACCGTGAGATGAACACACACTACCTCACCACGTCGCGAACCAATCCCCAGTTCTACATATTCAGCCAGCTCTTTGGCGACGATCTTGACTGGGCCAGCCAGTGCGATTGGGAGGGGATTCAAAACGTTGCCTGGCAGGAATTCTGGCAGCGTGAGGGGCACGAGCTGCTGGAGCAGAAGTGGCACAAGCGCTTTCCCGAATACCAGGACCTTATCGAATCTGTGACGCCTGAGGAGCAAGCCCTATGGAAAGAACTGTGGGAGAAACACGCCAGCGATTCGAGTGCCAGGTTCTGGCACATTTTTAGCTGTGCCTTCGAGAACTACCAAATCGAATTGTCCAAATCATTTGgctttaaattaaatgcagCGCCAGAAGAAGTTGAACAGGATTTACAGACTTTGAGCCTTAACAATAAACCGAAAAAGTCCAAACAGCGAAAATCCACAGAGAGCGAGGAGGACGAATCCTATCTGACTGCCAACGACGATCCTGAAGATATTGACGAAGAACAGCAGTTGCTACTTCTAGGATTGCCTACATCCTTTGCCTCCAAGGGAGTTCACAAGACCCGAAAACAAAGAAAGCCAGTAACTGAATCTTCTAGCAGCGATAGCGAGGATAGTGACGATCTGTTAATCATGGAAGACAACGATAGCAGCGCTCTCCATGGCGTTCAGAATGGTGGCGTCAAAAAGAACAAACGTCGGCAAAGGCAAGCCAACAAACTCAAGGCGAGGATGCCCGAGTTTATGCTGGAGGAGAACAGCCGGATGGTGAAGTACTGGTTTAAGCGATTCTCCTTGTTCTCCCGCTTCGACCAGGGCATCCGGCTGGACCGCGAGAGCTGGTTCTCGGTGACTCCTGAGAAGATTGCCAAACAGACGGCCCGGCGACTGGCCTGCGACTTAATCGTGGATGCTTTTTGTGGATGCGGTGGCAATGCCATCCAGTTCGCCAACACCTGCGGACGCGTTATCGCCATCGATATCGATGCTGAGAAGCTAGCTATGGCGAAGCACAATGCCGGCATTTACGGTGTGGCCCACAAGATCGAGTTCATTCATGCCGATTTCCTGCAGTTTGCGGCAAGCACAAGGATTCGCTCAAATGTAGTGTTCCTCAGTCCTCCCTGGGGTGGTCCCGACTACCAGAAGCAGGCAGTCTTCGATATAGAGCAAAGTCTTCTTCCCGTGGGCGCCAGTCATCTGATGCAGCTTTCGCGTCGACTGGCGGATGACGTTGCCTTCTTCCTGCCACGCAACGCAAACATGAGTCAAGTGATCGCCTTGAGTGGAGCGGGGCAGCAGTGCGAGGTGGAACACAATTATCTGGACACCAGAATGGTGGCTCTGACTGCCTATTACGGCAATGGAATTATAAAGGGTTCATTAGGGGAACATTAG
- the LOC108017441 gene encoding DNA-directed RNA polymerase II subunit Rpb4 isoform X2 has product MSFMNPVDMVDEDAADLQFPKEFENAETLLISEVHMLLDHRKRQNESADEEQEFSEVFMKTYAYTDSFRKFKNKETIMSVRSLLMQKKLHKFELAALGNLCPEAPEEAKALIPSLEGRFEDEELRQILDDIGTKRSLQY; this is encoded by the exons ATGTCTTTTATGAACCCCGTGGATATGGTGGACGAGGACGCCGCCGACCTACAGTTTCCCAAAG AGTTCGAAAATGCCGAGACGCTGCTGATATCGGAAGTGCACATGCTGCTCGATCATCGGAAACGGCAAAACGAATCCGCTGACGAGGAGCAGGAGTTCTCGGAGGTGTTTATGAAGACGTACGCCTACACGGACAGTTTTCGAAAGTTTAAGAACAAGGAGACCATCATGTCTGTGAGAAG CTTGCTGATGCAGAAAAAGCTTCACAAATTCGAGCTGGCCGCCCTGGGTAATCTGTGTCCAGAGGCGCCAGAGGAGGCCAAGGCATTGATTCCCTCGCTGGAGGGTCGTTTCGAGGACGAGGAGCTGCGGCAAATACTAGACGATATCGGCACTAAACGCAGCTTGCAATACTAA
- the LOC108017441 gene encoding transcriptional adapter 2A isoform X1 produces the protein MSFMNPVDMVDEDAADLQFPKVEPLGVERFAYARPDWNTRSSTVVYKPHSLHRQLEQLEELARDENSAVPVAPNDSSRCATCRSSLAEPYIKCSECLDIVLCLQCFARGREVSSHRNNHAYIIVRDSIQVFAQEPHWTAREERILLKTLRTQGYGNWEAVSQALDQRHDPSEVRRHYHDCYFGGIFERLLKLQHARHSYLPERMPYVFKMRSLDPPRHDDIASMQFKNSAGYRCARGDFDTPYDTSAESLLSIMVDHRGRDEDQETAESEVEREVTEELQLGLVRAYNNRLRERQRRYKIMRQHGLIMPNRTVSWISKYMHAFSSDTTCMRFLVFMQICPDPIQFDMLLESLRYSRELHTWLHKLYDLRQHGVRTLSGGKLYARLYKERQHAYRDYARQKQLDGFDWQHLVQHYESNRNGEQLPLGISSKFFAMNTRRKASPIEIGDLPGYSKLDDGERKLCSVVRLVPQSYLDYKNQLVSEHSKLGYLRLADARRLIKIDVNKTRQIYDFLLEQGHISRPPSYS, from the exons ATGTCTTTTATGAACCCCGTGGATATGGTGGACGAGGACGCCGCCGACCTACAGTTTCCCAAAG TTGAGCCACTGGGGGTTGAGCGCTTCGCATATGCTCGCCCAGATTGGAACACCAGGAGCTCCACGGTGGTGTACAAGCCACACTCGTTGCACAGGCAATTGGAGCAACTGGAGGAATTGGCGCGGGATGAGAACAGCGCTGTTCCAGTGGCTCCAAATGACTCCAGTCGCTGTGCAACGTGTCGCAGTAGTTTAGCAGAGCCCTACATTAAGTGCTCCGAGTGCCTCGACATCGTGCTGTGCCTGCAGTGCTTCGCGCGAGGAAGAGAGGTCTCCTCGCATCGTAACAACCATGCCTACATCATAGTCCGCGACAGCATCCAAGTTTTCGCTCAGGAACCGCATTGGACGGCCCGGGAGGAGCGAATCCTGCTAAAGACTCTCCGCACCCAGGGCTACGGCAACTGGGAGGCGGTATCCCAGGCCCTGGACCAGAGGCACGATCCCTCAGAAGTGCGGCGCCACTATCACGATTGCTACTTTGGCGGGATCTTTGAACGGCTACTCAAACTGCAGCATGCGAGGCACAGCTACCTTCCCGAGCGGATGCCGTATGTCTTCAAAATGCGCAGCCTGGATCCACCGCGACATGATGACATTGCCTCCATGCAGTTTAAGAATAGTGCGGGCTATCGCTGTGCAAGGGGCGATTTCGACACTCCCTACGACACCTCTGCTGAGAGTCTTCTGTCCAttatggtggatcacaggggCAGGGATGAGGATCAGGAGACGGCGGAGAGCGAGGTAGAGCGCGAGGTGACCGAGGAACTGCAGTTGGGACTGGTCCGTGCATATAACAATCGCCTGAG AGAGCGTCAACGTCGATACAAGATCATGCGGCAGCACGGTTTGATAATGCCCAATCGCACTGTCAGCTGGATATCCAAATATATGCACGCCTTTAGCAGCGATACTACTTGCATGCGATTCTTAGTCTTCATGCAGATCTGTCCAGATCCCATTCAGTTCGACATGCTCCTGGAGTCTCTACGTTATAGCCGGGAACTGCACACCTGGCTGCACAAGCTGTATGATCTGCGACAGCACGGCGTGCGCACGCTTTCGGGAGGCAAGCTTTATGCCCGCCTGTACAAGGAGCGTCAACACGCTTATCGGGACTATGCCAGGCAGAAGCAATTGGACGGCTTCGACTGGCAGCACTTGGTGCAGCACTACGAGAGCAACCGGAACGGAGAGCAGCTGCCACTGGGCATCAGCTCGAAGTTCTTTGCCATGAACACCCGCCGCAAGGCGAGCCCCATTGAGATTGGAG ATCTGCCTGGTTACTCCAAACTGGACGATGGCGAGCGAAAGCTGTGCAGTGTGGTTCGTCTGGTTCCACAGTCTTATCTAGACTACAAAAACCAACTGGTTTCGGAGCACTCCAAGCTCGGATATCTTCGATTGGCCGATGCGCGACGTCTCATTAAGATAGATGTGAACAAAACGCGTCAGATCTATGATTTTCTGCTGGAACAGGGCCATATTAGCAGGCCTCCATCCTACAGCTAG
- the LOC108018595 gene encoding protein AAR2 homolog: MNKDNSSMQMDPQLALRLLADGGVLVIAGVPEGTEFGIDLCAYTIGPDFRGVKMIPPGVHYVWCSSRGPYGDAAPRVGFVHFFHPNEIVVREWDHELEELRPRRIAEPEVERDRIRKNLAQLERMLAPYDYRYVVQWKELTGSVTEQCVDRCRPTEGTIRTNIELQSCPDAERPRGSAGTSSISRRNAAARLLLDESELLPDLKPVEGTAPRFSNVPQRVPQDAPPADVSRHAMDCIEAVDKLFENFDTADGLIEELQLAYVFFLVGYSVESLAHWRKLLGLLAHSETAVTKHKLAFMKYSEVLAHQLPHLPEELMVPSPHNTVYKDVRELLVNLHAGGLSVSAERLSKRLEKKLGWVFEGLLDEDPEDQPVVIELPEP; the protein is encoded by the coding sequence ATGAACAAGGACAACTCCAGCATGCAGATGGATCCCCAGTTGGCCCTTCGCCTGCTAGCCGACGGCGGAGTCCTGGTCATCGCCGGTGTCCCCGAGGGCACGGAGTTCGGCATAGATCTATGCGCATACACCATTGGACCTGATTTCCGTGGCGTCAAGATGATTCCACCGGGTGTCCACTACGTGTGGTGCTCATCTCGTGGTCCCTACGGTGATGCAGCTCCACGCGTTGGCTTCGTGCACTTCTTCCATCCCAACGAGATTGTGGTGCGCGAATGGGATCACGAGCTGGAGGAACTGCGTCCACGACGGATTGCCGAACCGGAGGTGGAGCGCGACCGAATCCGCAAGAACCTGGCACAACTGGAGCGGATGCTGGCGCCCTACGACTATCGCTACGTGGTCCAGTGGAAGGAGCTCACCGGCAGCGTGACAGAGCAATGTGTTGATCGCTGTCGGCCGACCGAGGGAACCATACGAACGAACATCGAACTGCAGTCCTGCCCGGATGCGGAGCGTCCCAGGGGATCGGCGGGAACGAGCAGCATCAGCCGCCGGAATGCCGCCGCCCGGCTCCTGTTGGATGAGAGCGAACTCCTGCCTGACTTAAAACCCGTGGAGGGAACTGCACCACGCTTTAGTAACGTACCCCAGCGTGTTCCTCAGGATGCCCCGCCCGCAGATGTCTCTCGACATGCCATGGACTGCATAGAAGCTGTGGACAAGTTGTTCGAAAACTTCGACACCGCCGACGGACTCATTGAGGAACTGCAACTGGCCTACGTTTTTTTCTTAGTGGGCTACTCCGTAGAGTCCCTGGCCCACTGGCGCAAGCTTCTGGGCTTGCTGGCTCACTCGGAAACGGCGGTGACTAAGCACAAACTGGCGTTCATGAAGTACAGCGAGGTACTGGCCCATCAGCTGCCCCATTTGCCCGAAGAGCTGATGGTGCCCAGTCCGCACAATACGGTGTACAAAGATGTACGCGAACTGTTGGTCAATCTGCATGCAGGCGGCTTAAGTGTCAGTGCCGAGCGGCTGAGCAAGCGACTGGAGAAAAAGCTGGGATGGGTATTTGAAGGCCTGCTGGACGAGGACCCCGAGGATCAGCCCGTGGTTATTGAACTTCCGGAGCCCTAG
- the LOC108018633 gene encoding uncharacterized protein, translating to MALQLQIEKLKGLDNYKAWSMTVRAYLESEALWSVVENGPENNEESLLKDKRAKFLILCLIETKLCQFMVSIRTARDLWNYLRTQHSLR from the exons ATGGCACTGCAGCTGCAAATCGAGAAGCTCAAAGGTCTGGACAACTACAAGGCCTGGTCGATGACTGTGCGGGCGTATCTGGAGTCCGAGGCACTCTGGTCGGTGGTTGAGAATGGTCCCGAGAATAACGAAGAG TCCCTGCTGAAGGACAAGCGAGCCAAGTTCTTGATCCTCTGCCTGATCGAGACCAAGTTGTGCCAATTCATGGTCAGCATCCGCACGGCCCGGGATCTGTGGAACTATTTGCGCACCCAGCACTCGTTGCGCTAA
- the 14-3-3epsilon gene encoding 14-3-3 protein epsilon isoform X4: MTERENNVYKAKLAEQAERYDEMVEAMKKVASMDVELTVEERNLLSVAYKNVIGARRASWRIITSIEQKEENKGAEEKLEMIKTYRGQVEKELRDICSDILNVLEKHLIPCATSGESKVFYYKMKGDYHRYLAEFATGSDRKDAAENSLIAYKAASDIAMNDLPPTHPIRLGLALNFSVFYYEILNSPDRACRLAKAAFDDAIAELDTLSEESYKDSTLIMQLLRDNLTLWTSDMQAEGDGEPKAEIQDVEDQDVS, translated from the exons AAATGGTGGAGGCCATGAAGAAGGTCGCCTCCATGGACGTCGAGCTGACTGTCGAGGAGCGAAACCTGCTGTCGGTGGCGTACAAGAATGTGATCGGAGCACGCCGTGCCTCGTGGCGCATCATCACCTCGATCGAACAGAAGGAGGAGAACAAGGGAGCCGAGGAGAAGCTGGAGATGATCAAAACCTACCGGGGTCAGGTTGAGAAGGAGCTGCGCGACATCTGCTCGGATATACTGAACGTGCTCGAGAAGCATCTCATTCCATGCGCCACATCCGGCGAAAGTAAAGTATTCTACTATAAGATGAAGGGCGACTATCATCGCTACCTGGCCGAGTTCGCTACCGGTTCAGATCGCAAGGATGCGGCGGAGAACTCGCTGATTGCCTACAAGGCGGCCAGCGATATTGCCATGAACGATCTGCCCCCAACACACCCCATCCGCTTGGGCTTGGCATTGAACTTCTCG GTGTTTTACTATGAGATACTCAACTCGCCGGACCGCGCTTGCCGATTGGCGAAAGCCGCTTTCGATGATGCCATTGCCGAGTTGGATACGCTGAGTGAAGAGAGCTACAAAGACTCGACACTCATCATGCAGCTGCTGCGGGACAACCTCACATTATGGACGTCCGATATGCAGGCAGAAG GTGATGGCGAGCCCAAAGCAGAAATCCAGGATGTTGAGGATCAGGATGTGTCGTAA
- the 14-3-3epsilon gene encoding 14-3-3 protein epsilon isoform X3 produces MTERENNVYKAKLAEQAERYDEMVEAMKKVASMDVELTVEERNLLSVAYKNVIGARRASWRIITSIEQKEENKGAEEKLEMIKTYRGQVEKELRDICSDILNVLEKHLIPCATSGESKVFYYKMKGDYHRYLAEFATGSDRKDAAENSLIAYKAASDIAMNDLPPTHPIRLGLALNFSVFYYEILNSPDRACRLAKAAFDDAIAELDTLSEESYKDSTLIMQLLRDNLTLWTSDMQAEDPNAGDGEPKAEIQDVEDQDVS; encoded by the exons AAATGGTGGAGGCCATGAAGAAGGTCGCCTCCATGGACGTCGAGCTGACTGTCGAGGAGCGAAACCTGCTGTCGGTGGCGTACAAGAATGTGATCGGAGCACGCCGTGCCTCGTGGCGCATCATCACCTCGATCGAACAGAAGGAGGAGAACAAGGGAGCCGAGGAGAAGCTGGAGATGATCAAAACCTACCGGGGTCAGGTTGAGAAGGAGCTGCGCGACATCTGCTCGGATATACTGAACGTGCTCGAGAAGCATCTCATTCCATGCGCCACATCCGGCGAAAGTAAAGTATTCTACTATAAGATGAAGGGCGACTATCATCGCTACCTGGCCGAGTTCGCTACCGGTTCAGATCGCAAGGATGCGGCGGAGAACTCGCTGATTGCCTACAAGGCGGCCAGCGATATTGCCATGAACGATCTGCCCCCAACACACCCCATCCGCTTGGGCTTGGCATTGAACTTCTCG GTGTTTTACTATGAGATACTCAACTCGCCGGACCGCGCTTGCCGATTGGCGAAAGCCGCTTTCGATGATGCCATTGCCGAGTTGGATACGCTGAGTGAAGAGAGCTACAAAGACTCGACACTCATCATGCAGCTGCTGCGGGACAACCTCACATTATGGACGTCCGATATGCAGGCAGAAG ACCCCAACGCAGGTGATGGCGAGCCCAAAGCAGAAATCCAGGATGTTGAGGATCAGGATGTGTCGTAA
- the 14-3-3epsilon gene encoding 14-3-3 protein epsilon isoform X2 has protein sequence MTERENNVYKAKLAEQAERYDEMVEAMKKVASMDVELTVEERNLLSVAYKNVIGARRASWRIITSIEQKEENKGAEEKLEMIKTYRGQVEKELRDICSDILNVLEKHLIPCATSGESKVFYYKMKGDYHRYLAEFATGSDRKDAAENSLIAYKAASDIAMNDLPPTHPIRLGLALNFSVFYYEILNSPDRACRLAKAAFDDAIAELDTLSEESYKDSTLIMQLLRDNLTLWTSDMQAEVDPNAGDGEPKAEIQDVEDQDVS, from the exons AAATGGTGGAGGCCATGAAGAAGGTCGCCTCCATGGACGTCGAGCTGACTGTCGAGGAGCGAAACCTGCTGTCGGTGGCGTACAAGAATGTGATCGGAGCACGCCGTGCCTCGTGGCGCATCATCACCTCGATCGAACAGAAGGAGGAGAACAAGGGAGCCGAGGAGAAGCTGGAGATGATCAAAACCTACCGGGGTCAGGTTGAGAAGGAGCTGCGCGACATCTGCTCGGATATACTGAACGTGCTCGAGAAGCATCTCATTCCATGCGCCACATCCGGCGAAAGTAAAGTATTCTACTATAAGATGAAGGGCGACTATCATCGCTACCTGGCCGAGTTCGCTACCGGTTCAGATCGCAAGGATGCGGCGGAGAACTCGCTGATTGCCTACAAGGCGGCCAGCGATATTGCCATGAACGATCTGCCCCCAACACACCCCATCCGCTTGGGCTTGGCATTGAACTTCTCG GTGTTTTACTATGAGATACTCAACTCGCCGGACCGCGCTTGCCGATTGGCGAAAGCCGCTTTCGATGATGCCATTGCCGAGTTGGATACGCTGAGTGAAGAGAGCTACAAAGACTCGACACTCATCATGCAGCTGCTGCGGGACAACCTCACATTATGGACGTCCGATATGCAGGCAGAAG TAGACCCCAACGCAGGTGATGGCGAGCCCAAAGCAGAAATCCAGGATGTTGAGGATCAGGATGTGTCGTAA
- the 14-3-3epsilon gene encoding 14-3-3 protein epsilon isoform X1, which produces MTERENNVYKAKLAEQAERYDEMVEAMKKVASMDVELTVEERNLLSVAYKNVIGARRASWRIITSIEQKEENKGAEEKLEMIKTYRGQVEKELRDICSDILNVLEKHLIPCATSGESKVFYYKMKGDYHRYLAEFATGSDRKDAAENSLIAYKAASDIAMNDLPPTHPIRLGLALNFSVFYYEILNSPDRACRLAKAAFDDAIAELDTLSEESYKDSTLIMQLLRDNLTLWTSDMQAEEVDPNAGDGEPKAEIQDVEDQDVS; this is translated from the exons AAATGGTGGAGGCCATGAAGAAGGTCGCCTCCATGGACGTCGAGCTGACTGTCGAGGAGCGAAACCTGCTGTCGGTGGCGTACAAGAATGTGATCGGAGCACGCCGTGCCTCGTGGCGCATCATCACCTCGATCGAACAGAAGGAGGAGAACAAGGGAGCCGAGGAGAAGCTGGAGATGATCAAAACCTACCGGGGTCAGGTTGAGAAGGAGCTGCGCGACATCTGCTCGGATATACTGAACGTGCTCGAGAAGCATCTCATTCCATGCGCCACATCCGGCGAAAGTAAAGTATTCTACTATAAGATGAAGGGCGACTATCATCGCTACCTGGCCGAGTTCGCTACCGGTTCAGATCGCAAGGATGCGGCGGAGAACTCGCTGATTGCCTACAAGGCGGCCAGCGATATTGCCATGAACGATCTGCCCCCAACACACCCCATCCGCTTGGGCTTGGCATTGAACTTCTCG GTGTTTTACTATGAGATACTCAACTCGCCGGACCGCGCTTGCCGATTGGCGAAAGCCGCTTTCGATGATGCCATTGCCGAGTTGGATACGCTGAGTGAAGAGAGCTACAAAGACTCGACACTCATCATGCAGCTGCTGCGGGACAACCTCACATTATGGACGTCCGATATGCAGGCAGAAG AAGTAGACCCCAACGCAGGTGATGGCGAGCCCAAAGCAGAAATCCAGGATGTTGAGGATCAGGATGTGTCGTAA